GAGCAAGCTAAAGAAGATATCAAACAAGCTATTAAGAAGGCTGACGATTATCCAAAACAAAAAGTTACAGATTTAATGGAAATCATGTACGAAACTATGCCTTCAAACTTACAAGAGCAATATGAAATCTACAAAGAGAAGGAGTCGAAGTAAGCCATGGCGCAAATGACAATGATTCAAGCGATTACTGATGCGTTACGCACAGAAATGAAAAACGACGAAAACGTATTAGTTTTTGGTGAAGACGTTGGCGTAAACGGTGGAGTATTCCGTGCGACTGAAGGTCTTCAACAAGAATTCGGCGAAGATCGCGTATTCGATACGCCATTAGCTGAATCTGGTATCGGTGGTCTTGCTGTGGGTCTATCGACTCAAGGTTTCCGTCCGGTTCCTGAAATTCAATTCTTTGGTTTCGTATACGAAGTACTTGATTCTGTATCAGGTCAAGCTGCACGTATGCGCTACCGTTCTGGCGGTCGCTGGAATGCACCAATCACATTCCGTTCACCATTTGGTGGAGGCGTTCATACACCAGAACTTCACGCTGATAGCTTAGAAGGTATCGTAGCATCTCAACCTGGTCTAAAAGTTGTAATTCCTTCAACTCCATACGATGCAAAAGGTCTTTTAATTTCATCAATCCGTGATAACGATCCGGTTGTATACTTAGAGCACATGAAGCTTTACCGTTCATTCCGTCAAGAAGTACCTGAAGAATCATACACTATTGACTTAGGTACAGCTGATGTGAAACGTGAAGGTACAGACGTAACGCTTATCGCTTACGGTGCAATGGTACACTCATCGTTAAAAGCAGCTGAAGAACTAGAAAAAGAAGGTATCTCTGCTGAAGTAGTGGACTTACGTACAGTTCAACCTTTAGATATCGATACAATTCTTGCATCAGTTGAAAAAACTGGTCGCGTAGTAGTAGTTCAAGAAGCTCAAAAACAAGCTGGTATCGCAGCTAACGTTGTAGCTGAAATTAACGATCGTGCAATCTTAAGCTTAGAAGCACCAGTATTACGTGTAACAGCACCGGATACTGTGTTCCCATTCTCTCAAGCTGAGGGCGTATGGTTACCAGACCACAAAGACATCGTTGAAACAGCTAAGAAAGTACTTGAATTTTAATTAGCATTTTACTGTGATAGAAATCAGCTTTGTGCTGATTTCTGTCTTAGATAAAATAAACACTAACAAATTGAACGCAACTAACTAGGAGGGTGAAGACACGTGGCATTTGAATTTAAACTGCCGGATATCGGTGAAGGTATCCACGAAGGTGAAATTGTAAAATGGTTCGTAAAAGCTGGAGATGAAATTGATGAGGATGATGTACTAGCAGAAGTACAAAATGACAAAGCTGTTGTTGAAATCCCATCTCCTGTAAAAGGTAAAGTATTAGAAGTAAAAGTTGACGAAGGTACAGTAGCTACTGTAGGACAAGTTATCGTTACTTTTGATGCTCCTGGATACGAAGACTTAAAATTCAAAGGTGACGATCATGATGATGCACCAGCAGAAGAAGCTAAAGAAGAAGCTTCAACTGAAGAAGTGACTGAAGAAGCAACAGCTCCTGCAGCACAAGCTGATGTTGATCCTAACCGCAAAGTAATTGCTATGCCTTCAGTGCGCAAATATGCTCGTGAAAAAGGTATAGACATTAAAGCTGTTCCTGGTTCAGGTAAAAACGGACGTATTGTTAAAGATGACATCGATAGCTTCTTATCTGGTGGCTCTACAGCTACAGCAACTGCTGAAGCTCCAGCTAAAGAGGAAACTGCTTCAGCTGAACCAAAAGCAGCAGCAGCACAAGCTATTCCTGAAGGCGATCTACCAGAAACTCGCGAGAAAATGAGCGGTATCCGTCGTGCAATCGCAAAAGCTATGGTTAACTCTAAACACACTGCTCCACACGTAACATTAATGGATGAAATCGATGTAACAGCTCTTGTTGCTCATCGTAAAAAATTCAAAACAGTTGCAGCAGATCAAGGTATTAAATTAACATTCTTACCTTACGTGGTAAAAGCGTTAACTTCAGCACTTAAGAAGTTCCCAGCTCTTAACACTTCAATTGATGATTCTACAGATGAAGTAATTCAAAAACATTACTACAACATCGGTATCGCTGCTGACACTGAAAAAGGTCTTTTAGTACCAGTTGTGAAAAATGCTGATCGTAAATCTGTATTCGAAATTTCGGATCAAATTAACGACCTTGCTGGAAAAGCACGTGATGGTAAATTAGCTCCTGCTGAAATGAAAGGCGCTTCTTGTACAATCACAAATATCGGTTCTGCTGGTGGACAATGGTTTACTCCAGTTATCAACCATCCAGAAGTTGCAATTCTAGGTATCGGACGTATCGCTGAAAAACCAGTTGTACGCGACGGTGAAATTGTAATTGCTCCAGTATTAGCATTATCACTAAGCTTTGACCACCGTATTATCGATGGCGCAACAGCTCAAAACGCTCTTAACCAAATCAAGCGTT
The genomic region above belongs to Priestia megaterium and contains:
- a CDS encoding dihydrolipoamide acetyltransferase family protein, coding for MAFEFKLPDIGEGIHEGEIVKWFVKAGDEIDEDDVLAEVQNDKAVVEIPSPVKGKVLEVKVDEGTVATVGQVIVTFDAPGYEDLKFKGDDHDDAPAEEAKEEASTEEVTEEATAPAAQADVDPNRKVIAMPSVRKYAREKGIDIKAVPGSGKNGRIVKDDIDSFLSGGSTATATAEAPAKEETASAEPKAAAAQAIPEGDLPETREKMSGIRRAIAKAMVNSKHTAPHVTLMDEIDVTALVAHRKKFKTVAADQGIKLTFLPYVVKALTSALKKFPALNTSIDDSTDEVIQKHYYNIGIAADTEKGLLVPVVKNADRKSVFEISDQINDLAGKARDGKLAPAEMKGASCTITNIGSAGGQWFTPVINHPEVAILGIGRIAEKPVVRDGEIVIAPVLALSLSFDHRIIDGATAQNALNQIKRLLNDPELLLMEA
- a CDS encoding alpha-ketoacid dehydrogenase subunit beta; amino-acid sequence: MAQMTMIQAITDALRTEMKNDENVLVFGEDVGVNGGVFRATEGLQQEFGEDRVFDTPLAESGIGGLAVGLSTQGFRPVPEIQFFGFVYEVLDSVSGQAARMRYRSGGRWNAPITFRSPFGGGVHTPELHADSLEGIVASQPGLKVVIPSTPYDAKGLLISSIRDNDPVVYLEHMKLYRSFRQEVPEESYTIDLGTADVKREGTDVTLIAYGAMVHSSLKAAEELEKEGISAEVVDLRTVQPLDIDTILASVEKTGRVVVVQEAQKQAGIAANVVAEINDRAILSLEAPVLRVTAPDTVFPFSQAEGVWLPDHKDIVETAKKVLEF